A window from Chromatiaceae bacterium encodes these proteins:
- a CDS encoding cytochrome c5 family protein gives MFIIVLGALVAFTFIIMVAAKKITGDAEQERGQDPRMQAAIAERIQRVGSVNVAQAQPAAAQPKSGAEIVASACNACHSTGVLGAPKVGDKDAWSTRLAAQGGLDGLTASAITGKGGMPPKGGAMVSDGEIRAAIEHMLKESGVDASATTAAPAGPVEAVAQAAETVAETVADAAQAVAAAVAPETAGESAPDLAKGKTVYDSACFVCHTTGAAGAPKLGDKAAWAPRIAQGMDALVKNALTGKNAMPPKGGRMDLSDADIEAGVAYLVSQAE, from the coding sequence ATGTTTATCATCGTACTGGGGGCGCTTGTCGCCTTTACCTTCATCATCATGGTCGCCGCCAAGAAGATCACCGGTGACGCCGAGCAGGAGCGTGGCCAGGATCCGCGGATGCAAGCCGCTATCGCCGAGCGCATCCAGCGGGTCGGCTCGGTCAATGTCGCCCAGGCGCAGCCCGCTGCGGCACAGCCGAAAAGCGGTGCCGAGATCGTCGCGAGTGCCTGTAACGCCTGTCATTCCACCGGAGTGCTGGGTGCGCCGAAGGTCGGGGACAAAGACGCCTGGTCGACGCGACTGGCGGCGCAGGGTGGTCTCGATGGACTGACCGCGAGTGCGATTACCGGCAAGGGCGGCATGCCGCCGAAGGGTGGCGCGATGGTCAGCGACGGCGAGATCCGCGCGGCGATCGAACACATGCTCAAGGAGAGTGGCGTGGATGCGTCCGCGACCACGGCGGCACCGGCAGGTCCTGTCGAGGCGGTCGCGCAGGCCGCAGAGACGGTCGCGGAAACGGTTGCCGACGCCGCCCAGGCGGTCGCCGCGGCGGTCGCGCCGGAGACTGCCGGCGAATCGGCGCCGGATCTCGCCAAGGGCAAGACGGTGTATGACTCGGCTTGTTTCGTGTGCCACACGACCGGGGCGGCCGGGGCCCCCAAGCTGGGCGACAAGGCGGCGTGGGCGCCGCGCATTGCCCAGGGCATGGACGCGCTGGTCAAGAACGCGCTGACCGGCAAGAACGCGATGCCGCCCAAGGGTGGGCGAATGGACCTGTCCGATGCGGATATCGAGGCCGGAGTCGCCTACCTGGTAAGCCAGGCGGAGTGA
- the rep gene encoding DNA helicase Rep translates to MSDLNARQREAVRYLDGPLLVLAGAGSGKTRVITAKIAHLVLQAGVAARQITAVTFTNKAAREMKQRVGRLLGDDAGRGLTVSTFHTLGLNMLRSELAAAGLRRGFSILDEQDTEQLLGDLAKQDNADRASLLRARRQISDWKNALIDPETALRTAGDELAVDQATLYAAYQRALRAYNAVDFDDLIMLPVGLLRDDRALRERWQNRIRYLLVDEYQDTNGAQYEMVKLLVGVRGALTVVGDDDQSIYAWRGARPENLARLRDDFPRLKVVKLEQNYRSTARILRAANQLIANNEHVFEKRLWSELGPGEPLRMISCRDEDDEAERVVSEIIRQRFSSSAAFADFAILYRGNHQARPFEKALRAHSIPYFISGGTSFFARSEIKDLMAYLRLLINRDDDSAFLRIVNTPRREIGTSTLETLANYATQRTCSLFDAIGQFGLDNLLQPRALSRLRNFADWLDRLERDTQDSAPPETLQRLLDQLDYRAWLTQTSTSTKGADRRWENVEELVGWLDRLHQDDTRDTGLDKLVGHLSLLDILERQDEDQGGDRVSLMTLHAAKGLEWPHVFLAGMEEELLPHRSSIEEDNLAEERRLAYVGLTRAQRTLVMTCAERRRRAGELVRCEPSRFLQELPDDDLSWEGRGAQLSKEEKQARGKAQLASLKAMLGT, encoded by the coding sequence ATGAGCGATCTCAATGCCAGGCAACGCGAGGCGGTACGCTACCTCGACGGGCCCCTGCTGGTGCTCGCCGGCGCAGGTTCCGGCAAGACGCGCGTGATCACCGCGAAGATCGCCCACCTGGTGCTGCAGGCAGGCGTCGCCGCGCGCCAGATCACCGCGGTGACTTTCACCAACAAGGCCGCGCGCGAGATGAAGCAGCGGGTCGGTCGCCTGCTCGGTGACGATGCCGGCCGCGGACTCACGGTGTCGACCTTCCACACCCTGGGTCTGAACATGCTACGCAGCGAACTCGCTGCAGCCGGCCTGCGACGCGGGTTCAGCATTCTGGACGAGCAGGATACCGAGCAGCTGCTCGGCGATCTGGCCAAACAGGACAACGCCGACAGGGCGTCACTGCTGCGCGCACGCCGGCAGATATCGGACTGGAAGAATGCGCTGATCGATCCCGAGACCGCGCTGCGCACCGCCGGCGATGAACTCGCGGTCGATCAGGCGACGCTGTATGCCGCCTATCAGAGGGCGCTGCGGGCCTACAACGCGGTCGATTTCGACGACCTGATCATGCTGCCGGTCGGCCTGCTGCGTGACGACCGCGCGCTGCGTGAACGGTGGCAGAACCGCATACGCTATCTGCTGGTGGACGAATACCAGGATACCAACGGCGCCCAATACGAAATGGTCAAGCTGCTGGTTGGTGTACGCGGCGCGCTGACGGTCGTCGGAGACGATGACCAATCCATATACGCCTGGCGGGGCGCGCGCCCCGAGAACCTGGCCCGCCTGCGAGACGATTTTCCACGCTTGAAGGTCGTCAAGCTGGAACAGAACTATCGCTCGACGGCCCGCATCCTGCGCGCCGCCAACCAACTGATTGCCAACAACGAGCACGTATTCGAAAAGCGTCTGTGGAGCGAGTTGGGACCGGGCGAGCCGCTGCGCATGATCAGCTGTCGCGACGAGGACGATGAAGCCGAGCGCGTGGTCAGCGAGATCATCCGCCAGCGGTTCAGCAGCTCGGCGGCATTCGCCGACTTTGCGATCCTTTACCGCGGCAACCATCAGGCGCGGCCGTTCGAGAAGGCGCTGCGCGCGCACAGCATTCCCTATTTCATCAGCGGCGGGACCTCGTTCTTCGCGCGCAGCGAGATCAAGGACCTGATGGCCTATCTGCGCCTGTTGATCAATCGCGACGACGACAGCGCCTTTCTACGCATCGTCAACACGCCGCGGCGGGAGATTGGCACCAGTACACTGGAGACGCTGGCCAACTACGCCACCCAACGGACATGTTCGCTGTTCGATGCAATCGGGCAGTTCGGCCTCGACAACCTGTTGCAGCCGCGCGCGCTGAGCAGGCTGCGCAACTTTGCCGACTGGCTCGACCGGCTGGAACGCGATACGCAGGACAGCGCACCGCCGGAAACGCTGCAACGCCTGCTAGATCAGCTCGACTACCGGGCCTGGCTGACTCAGACGAGCACCAGCACCAAGGGTGCGGACCGCCGCTGGGAGAACGTCGAGGAACTGGTCGGCTGGCTGGATCGACTGCATCAGGACGACACGCGCGATACCGGTCTCGACAAACTGGTCGGCCATCTCTCGCTGCTGGACATCCTCGAACGACAGGACGAGGACCAGGGTGGCGACCGCGTCTCGCTGATGACGCTGCACGCCGCCAAGGGCCTGGAGTGGCCGCACGTGTTTCTGGCGGGCATGGAGGAGGAACTGCTGCCGCACCGCAGCAGCATCGAGGAGGACAACCTGGCCGAGGAGCGCAGACTCGCCTACGTCGGCCTGACCCGCGCCCAGCGCACGCTGGTCATGACCTGCGCCGAGCGGCGGCGACGCGCCGGCGAGTTGGTACGTTGCGAGCCGAGTCGCTTCCTTCAGGAACTGCCGGACGACGACCTTTCATGGGAGGGACGCGGCGCCCAATTGAGCAAGGAGGAAAAGCAGGCTCGCGGCAAGGCGCAGCTGGCGAGCCTGAAGGCCATGCTTGGCACCTGA
- a CDS encoding NAD(P)-dependent oxidoreductase produces the protein MKTTVIGLGAMGAGMAGNLYRAGHLDRAWNRTAQRAQDAAALHGFAVADSLENAAAQADLVITSVSADADLLEIVDRLAPAMTAASVVLDTSTVSIDTARLAAERLGAHGIHFLDAPVSGGKEGAEKGTMVMMVGGDAKVLEQLMPVLDSISRKVVHMGPVGSGQATKAVNQIMCAGINQAVTEALAFGQHQGLDMDKVVDVVSSGAAGNWFVEHRGRSMTSGVFEPGFRVALHHKDLKICQAMLAADHVQLPMVEMTLLHYERLMKQGHGDEDISALYRIKRPLFDEQA, from the coding sequence ATGAAGACCACCGTTATCGGCCTAGGCGCCATGGGTGCCGGAATGGCCGGCAATCTGTACCGCGCCGGTCACCTCGACCGGGCATGGAACCGCACTGCCCAGCGTGCGCAAGATGCGGCGGCGCTGCACGGTTTCGCAGTCGCGGATTCGCTGGAGAACGCGGCGGCGCAGGCCGACCTGGTGATCACCTCGGTCTCGGCCGACGCCGACCTGCTGGAAATCGTCGATCGACTGGCGCCTGCTATGACCGCCGCGAGCGTGGTCCTCGATACCTCGACGGTGAGCATCGATACGGCACGCCTGGCCGCGGAGCGGCTCGGTGCACACGGGATTCATTTCCTCGATGCCCCGGTCTCCGGCGGCAAGGAAGGCGCCGAAAAGGGCACCATGGTGATGATGGTCGGCGGCGACGCCAAGGTGCTCGAGCAGCTCATGCCGGTGCTCGACAGTATCAGCCGCAAAGTCGTGCACATGGGGCCGGTCGGCAGCGGACAGGCCACCAAAGCAGTGAACCAGATCATGTGCGCGGGCATCAACCAGGCGGTCACCGAGGCATTGGCGTTCGGGCAGCACCAGGGTTTGGACATGGACAAGGTGGTCGACGTGGTCAGCAGTGGCGCGGCAGGCAACTGGTTCGTCGAGCACCGTGGGCGCAGCATGACCAGTGGCGTGTTCGAACCGGGCTTTCGCGTTGCGCTGCACCACAAGGATCTTAAGATCTGCCAGGCGATGCTGGCCGCGGACCATGTGCAGCTGCCGATGGTCGAGATGACGCTGCTGCACTACGAACGCCTGATGAAGCAGGGTCACGGCGACGAGGACATCTCGGCGCTGTATCGCATCAAGCGCCCCCTGTTCGACGAACAGGCCTGA
- a CDS encoding TIGR00730 family Rossman fold protein: MNDMTGKRIDKGVADVQLQRESWRIFQIMAEFVEGFEKLCLIRPSISVFGSARTPPDSPWYVKAEQTARLLSDAGFSIVSGGGPGIMEAANKGAQGGKSPSIGVNIELPLEQQPNRYQDISLHFRHFFARKVMFVKYASAYVVLPGGFGTLDELAEILTLVQTGKTRRIPIVLVGSAFWSGLLDWFRDTLVSGGTIGPEDMALFEVCDEPQQIVEAIFRHYETRSLEPSEAEQEILLEL, encoded by the coding sequence ATGAACGACATGACGGGCAAGCGGATCGACAAGGGTGTCGCCGACGTGCAGCTGCAACGCGAATCGTGGCGCATCTTCCAGATCATGGCGGAGTTCGTCGAGGGATTCGAGAAGCTGTGCCTGATCCGGCCGTCCATCAGCGTGTTCGGTTCCGCCCGTACGCCCCCGGATAGTCCCTGGTACGTCAAGGCCGAGCAGACAGCGCGGCTGCTGTCGGATGCCGGCTTCTCGATCGTCAGTGGTGGTGGGCCGGGGATCATGGAAGCCGCCAACAAGGGCGCGCAGGGTGGCAAGTCGCCGAGCATTGGCGTGAACATCGAGCTGCCGCTGGAGCAACAGCCCAACCGCTACCAGGACATCTCGTTGCATTTCCGCCATTTCTTCGCCCGCAAGGTGATGTTCGTGAAGTACGCGTCGGCCTATGTGGTGCTGCCGGGCGGATTCGGCACGCTGGATGAGTTGGCGGAGATCCTGACGCTCGTTCAGACCGGCAAGACGCGCCGCATTCCGATCGTCCTGGTCGGCAGCGCGTTTTGGAGCGGCTTGCTGGACTGGTTCCGCGATACCCTGGTGTCGGGTGGCACCATCGGGCCGGAGGATATGGCGCTGTTCGAGGTCTGCGACGAACCGCAACAGATCGTCGAGGCGATCTTTCGGCACTATGAGACCCGCAGCCTGGAACCGTCCGAGGCCGAACAGGAGATCCTGTTGGAGCTCTGA
- a CDS encoding DUF2782 domain-containing protein, with protein sequence MTGRFWTGLVLLGLVCAARGPLAAEGEALEAPPPPPPLRSGEALEPEVTIRRTEQETIYEYRRNGALFLVRVLPRVGPPYYFVDVNGDGTLDYQPGEPVRGNVNQWIIWQW encoded by the coding sequence ATGACCGGGCGGTTTTGGACGGGGTTGGTCCTGCTGGGACTGGTTTGCGCGGCACGCGGCCCCTTGGCGGCCGAAGGCGAGGCGCTCGAAGCACCGCCCCCACCGCCGCCGCTGCGCTCCGGCGAGGCGCTCGAACCCGAGGTGACGATACGTCGCACCGAGCAGGAGACGATTTACGAGTACCGCCGCAATGGCGCGCTTTTTCTCGTCAGGGTCCTGCCGCGTGTCGGTCCACCGTATTACTTCGTCGACGTGAATGGCGACGGTACCCTCGACTATCAACCCGGAGAACCGGTCAGGGGCAACGTCAATCAGTGGATCATCTGGCAGTGGTAG
- the rdgB gene encoding RdgB/HAM1 family non-canonical purine NTP pyrophosphatase, with amino-acid sequence MPQRVVLATGNPGKVKEFQELLAEHDVSIVPQSDFAVPDAEETGLTFVENAILKARNAAMHTGLPAIADDSGLEVDHLNGAPGIYSARYAGDAGSVANNEKLLKALAGVPTQERGARFQCLLVYLRHADDPTPIICQGTWEGRILESAQGEAGFGYDPLFFVPTDNCSAAQLAADRKNSLSHRGQALQCLLAALAHR; translated from the coding sequence ATGCCGCAACGCGTCGTACTGGCCACCGGCAACCCGGGCAAAGTCAAAGAATTCCAGGAACTGCTCGCCGAGCACGATGTCAGCATCGTCCCGCAGTCCGACTTTGCAGTACCCGATGCCGAGGAAACCGGCCTGACCTTTGTCGAGAACGCGATCCTCAAGGCCCGAAATGCCGCGATGCACACCGGCCTGCCGGCCATCGCCGACGACTCGGGGCTGGAGGTCGATCACCTCAACGGCGCACCGGGGATCTATTCGGCCCGTTATGCCGGTGATGCCGGCAGCGTGGCGAACAACGAAAAGCTGCTCAAGGCCCTGGCGGGCGTCCCGACACAAGAGCGCGGCGCACGCTTCCAATGCCTGCTGGTCTACCTGAGACACGCCGACGACCCCACCCCGATCATCTGCCAGGGGACCTGGGAAGGGCGCATCCTGGAGTCGGCACAAGGCGAGGCGGGCTTCGGTTACGACCCGCTGTTTTTCGTACCGACCGACAACTGCAGCGCCGCACAGCTCGCTGCGGACCGCAAAAACAGCCTCAGTCACCGCGGCCAGGCATTGCAGTGCCTGCTGGCCGCGCTCGCACACCGCTGA
- the rph gene encoding ribonuclease PH has product MRPSGRAPNQMRPITFTPNYTMHAEGSVLVAFGNTKVICTASIEERQPRWLKDTDSGWVTAEYGMLPRSTHTRLGREAARGGQGGRTMEIQRLIGRALRAAVDLKKLGPRTITLDCDVIQADGGTRTASISGAFVALSQALAKLRLGKSIETDPLLGNVASVSVGIYNGVPVLDLDYAEDSGAATDMNVVMDDQGRFIEVQGTAEAAPFTNDELNAMLALARDGIDQIVAAQNAALDTE; this is encoded by the coding sequence ATGCGACCGAGCGGACGAGCGCCCAACCAGATGCGCCCAATCACCTTCACCCCGAACTACACGATGCACGCGGAAGGCTCCGTATTGGTCGCGTTCGGCAACACCAAGGTCATCTGCACGGCGAGTATCGAGGAGCGCCAACCGCGCTGGCTGAAGGACACCGACAGCGGCTGGGTGACCGCCGAGTACGGTATGTTGCCGCGCTCGACGCACACCCGGCTCGGGCGGGAGGCGGCGCGTGGCGGACAAGGGGGTCGCACCATGGAGATCCAGCGGCTGATTGGTCGTGCGCTGCGCGCCGCTGTCGACCTCAAAAAGCTGGGGCCGCGCACCATCACCCTCGACTGCGACGTGATCCAGGCCGACGGCGGAACCCGCACCGCTTCCATTTCCGGCGCCTTCGTCGCACTCAGCCAGGCATTGGCCAAACTGCGGCTGGGCAAGAGCATCGAGACGGATCCGCTGCTCGGCAACGTCGCCTCGGTATCGGTCGGAATCTACAACGGCGTGCCGGTGCTCGACCTGGACTACGCCGAGGACTCGGGGGCCGCCACCGACATGAACGTCGTCATGGACGATCAAGGGCGTTTCATAGAGGTGCAGGGCACCGCCGAAGCCGCACCGTTCACCAACGACGAACTCAACGCCATGCTGGCGCTCGCGCGCGATGGCATCGACCAGATCGTCGCGGCCCAGAACGCCGCGCTCGACACCGAGTGA
- a CDS encoding serine/threonine-protein phosphatase: MDQIDTPRNFEAAKASLVGDRQCNQDRCLFLGNDDTVLLGLADGLGGHPRGEVAAQLLMDVCESMFRQAAKPLHDPEQFMLQCIGKAHNAIIQFGRRQQPPIAPRTTAVLATIQGGIAYWAHVGDSRLYFIRHGQVLAQTRDHSLVRFVRESAHEVSRPRSSLTRCLGGMPQPPTTTCGPPTLLQQGDAIVLCSDGLWGQISDQALVAALGDARTPVDTSLPTLVRRAAAMPGSDNVTAVALRWQAPAAVQSDQSETLEPPRDPRVERAIRHLRGVLKKISTSK, translated from the coding sequence ATGGACCAGATCGACACCCCGCGCAACTTCGAAGCGGCCAAGGCAAGCCTGGTCGGGGATCGCCAATGCAACCAGGACCGCTGCCTGTTCCTGGGCAATGACGACACGGTCCTGCTGGGCCTGGCCGACGGCCTCGGCGGACACCCGCGCGGCGAAGTGGCCGCCCAGCTGTTGATGGACGTCTGCGAATCGATGTTCCGTCAAGCCGCGAAACCGCTGCACGACCCCGAGCAGTTCATGCTGCAGTGTATCGGCAAGGCGCACAACGCCATCATCCAGTTCGGCCGACGCCAGCAGCCACCGATCGCCCCGCGCACGACCGCCGTGCTGGCGACCATCCAGGGCGGCATCGCATACTGGGCACATGTCGGCGACAGCCGGCTGTATTTCATCCGACACGGCCAGGTGCTCGCGCAGACGCGCGACCATTCGCTGGTACGGTTCGTGCGCGAAAGTGCACACGAGGTTTCGCGCCCACGTTCCAGTCTGACGCGCTGCCTGGGCGGCATGCCCCAACCGCCGACGACGACCTGCGGCCCCCCGACCCTCCTGCAACAGGGCGACGCGATCGTGCTATGTTCGGATGGATTATGGGGACAGATTTCGGACCAGGCGCTGGTGGCAGCCTTGGGCGATGCGCGGACGCCCGTCGACACCAGCCTGCCAACCTTGGTTCGACGCGCCGCGGCGATGCCGGGCAGCGACAATGTCACGGCGGTCGCGCTGCGTTGGCAGGCCCCCGCCGCTGTGCAGAGCGATCAGAGCGAAACGCTCGAGCCGCCGCGCGATCCGCGTGTCGAACGGGCGATCCGCCATCTGCGCGGCGTACTCAAAAAGATCAGCACCTCGAAGTGA
- a CDS encoding serine/threonine protein kinase has product MSSRPRDSLPVGTVLDCYRITKLIGSGGFSLIYLAEDEDNHDEVAIKEYLPKRFGTRHKGLVVTVSKEEKQESFQRGRRLFYQEARVLATLRHPNIVHVRNCFLANNTAYLVMNYEPGKNLGRYIKKREGGLSTTFLMTVFPPLLDALELIHSRHQLHLDIKPSNVHLRPGGNPLLLDFGAVYHLDDVGEKKAQVVTPGFSPIEQYYASARVGPYTDVYAIGATMRACIEGKPPPSAVERHAQDSLVPAVEAFGARYPHEILESIDWAMQIEYANRPQTAAELRDALLGRTPVPKISTSIA; this is encoded by the coding sequence ATGTCCTCCCGCCCCCGCGATAGCCTCCCGGTCGGCACAGTGCTCGACTGCTACCGGATTACGAAACTGATCGGTAGCGGTGGCTTCAGTCTCATCTACCTCGCCGAAGACGAAGACAACCACGACGAAGTCGCCATAAAGGAGTACCTGCCGAAGCGCTTCGGCACGCGCCACAAGGGTCTGGTGGTCACCGTCAGCAAGGAAGAGAAGCAGGAAAGCTTCCAACGCGGCAGACGCCTTTTCTATCAGGAAGCCCGGGTCCTGGCCACGCTCCGTCACCCCAACATCGTGCACGTTCGCAACTGTTTCCTGGCGAACAACACCGCCTATCTGGTGATGAACTACGAGCCCGGCAAGAACCTCGGGCGCTACATCAAGAAGCGCGAAGGCGGACTCAGCACGACTTTTCTGATGACGGTGTTTCCGCCGCTGCTCGACGCGTTGGAGTTGATCCACAGCCGCCACCAACTGCATCTGGACATCAAGCCGAGCAATGTCCACCTGAGGCCCGGTGGCAACCCGCTGCTGCTCGACTTCGGGGCCGTATATCACCTCGACGATGTCGGCGAGAAGAAGGCCCAGGTGGTGACCCCCGGTTTTTCACCGATCGAGCAATACTACGCATCCGCCCGCGTCGGGCCCTACACCGACGTATACGCGATCGGCGCGACGATGCGCGCCTGCATCGAGGGCAAACCCCCACCGTCCGCGGTGGAGCGGCACGCCCAGGACAGCCTGGTGCCGGCGGTCGAGGCGTTCGGTGCGCGCTACCCGCACGAGATCCTCGAGTCGATCGATTGGGCCATGCAGATCGAGTACGCGAACAGGCCGCAGACCGCGGCAGAATTGCGCGACGCGCTGCTCGGCCGTACCCCGGTCCCGAAGATCTCGACGTCGATTGCCTGA
- a CDS encoding YicC family protein, whose product MIRSMTAFARQQGHGEFGELTWEIRSVNHRYLEATVRLPEDLRAIEPVVRDRLNARLGRGKVECGLRYKAARTAAVELQVNDALVDQILAAADKMAHRLHSSHHPSIMDVLRWPGVLESAEQDFTPVQEAALALLEQAIDALVECREREGTRLAEMIAQRVEAMRVQVDAAREKMPAVIASVRERLRTRLAEVAENLDKDRLEQEMALLAQRLDVDEEMDRLNTHLDEVTRVLRQDEPVGRRLDFLMQELNREANTLGSKSADSETTAISVEMKVLVEQMREQVQNIE is encoded by the coding sequence ATGATTCGGAGCATGACGGCGTTTGCGCGCCAACAGGGACACGGCGAGTTCGGTGAGCTCACCTGGGAAATTCGTTCAGTAAACCACCGTTATCTCGAGGCCACGGTGCGTCTGCCTGAGGATCTGCGGGCCATCGAGCCCGTCGTACGCGACCGCCTGAACGCGCGCCTCGGGCGCGGCAAGGTGGAGTGCGGCCTGCGTTACAAGGCCGCAAGGACAGCGGCGGTCGAACTGCAGGTCAACGACGCGCTGGTCGATCAGATTCTCGCGGCGGCCGACAAGATGGCGCACCGGCTGCACAGTTCACATCATCCGAGCATCATGGACGTGTTGCGCTGGCCCGGCGTGCTGGAGAGTGCCGAACAGGATTTCACGCCGGTCCAGGAGGCCGCGCTCGCGTTGCTCGAGCAGGCGATCGACGCATTGGTCGAATGTCGTGAGCGAGAGGGTACGAGGCTCGCGGAGATGATTGCGCAGCGGGTCGAGGCGATGCGGGTTCAGGTCGATGCCGCGCGCGAAAAGATGCCTGCGGTGATCGCGTCGGTCCGCGAACGGTTGCGGACTCGCCTGGCCGAGGTGGCGGAAAATCTTGACAAGGATCGGCTCGAACAGGAGATGGCGTTGCTCGCACAGCGCCTGGATGTCGACGAGGAGATGGACCGTCTGAACACCCACCTCGACGAGGTCACCCGCGTGTTGCGCCAGGACGAGCCGGTGGGGCGGCGCCTGGATTTCCTGATGCAGGAACTGAATCGCGAGGCCAATACCCTGGGTTCGAAGTCGGCGGACAGCGAGACCACGGCGATCTCGGTCGAGATGAAGGTGCTGGTCGAGCAGATGCGGGAACAGGTCCAGAACATCGAATAG
- the gmk gene encoding guanylate kinase, translating to MSHSGILFIVSAPSGAGKTSLLRELVPGDARLVMSVSHATRAMRPGEQDGVHYHFVGVERFEELVEQGAFLEHARVFDNYYGTAEATVREQLGAGRDLVLEIDWQGARQVRHRFPEAVSIFIAPPSIEALRDRLAGRGQDSQDVIERRMLDACAELSHYPEYDYLVINDDFAVALADLRAIVSAERLREPRQAARYAGALATMLGGAPSDSYN from the coding sequence ATGTCCCACTCAGGCATATTGTTCATCGTTTCGGCGCCGTCCGGCGCGGGCAAGACGAGCCTGCTGCGCGAACTGGTGCCCGGTGATGCACGGCTGGTGATGTCGGTATCGCATGCAACCCGCGCGATGCGACCCGGTGAGCAGGACGGTGTGCACTACCATTTCGTCGGCGTCGAGCGGTTTGAGGAACTGGTCGAACAGGGGGCCTTCCTCGAACATGCACGTGTGTTCGACAACTATTACGGCACCGCGGAGGCCACGGTGCGCGAGCAGCTGGGCGCCGGTCGGGATCTGGTCCTGGAGATCGACTGGCAGGGCGCCCGGCAGGTGCGTCACCGGTTTCCCGAGGCCGTATCGATCTTCATCGCACCGCCGAGCATCGAGGCGTTGCGCGATCGCCTTGCCGGGCGTGGCCAGGACAGCCAGGACGTCATCGAGCGGCGGATGCTGGATGCGTGCGCCGAGCTGTCGCACTACCCGGAATACGATTACCTGGTGATCAACGATGATTTTGCCGTCGCGCTCGCCGATCTGCGGGCGATCGTGTCGGCCGAGCGGCTGCGCGAACCACGCCAGGCGGCCCGGTATGCGGGTGCGCTGGCGACGATGCTTGGCGGGGCGCCTTCAGATTCATATAATTGA
- the rpoZ gene encoding DNA-directed RNA polymerase subunit omega translates to MARITVEDCLSNVDNRFDLVLLASRRARQLVNGVDPLVPWENDKPTVVALREIAEGLINEETVAEPVDTTDSIDEELAAALAGELGVVDMGNDDE, encoded by the coding sequence ATGGCACGCATCACCGTAGAAGACTGTCTCTCGAACGTGGACAACCGTTTCGACCTGGTCCTGCTCGCCAGCCGTCGCGCGCGCCAGCTGGTCAATGGCGTGGATCCGCTGGTGCCCTGGGAGAACGACAAGCCCACGGTCGTCGCGCTGCGCGAGATCGCCGAGGGCCTGATCAACGAAGAGACCGTCGCCGAACCCGTCGACACCACCGATTCGATCGACGAGGAGCTGGCCGCGGCCCTCGCCGGTGAGCTGGGCGTCGTGGACATGGGGAACGACGATGAGTAG